tataataattatttatcgTCTGgatcttttcatttttaataatatatatcaacttattcaaataaaatgagTTTAATGATTTTGTCGTGTTTAatactttatttattgttaCCATTGTTGCGTTCTGCTATATCGCTGTATGGTACAACGGAATAATTAATGCgcttaataaaaatactttaAATCAATGGATAATATTTCCGCGTTTCATAGCTTTAAATCAAGTATTTTAGAACATATATACTATCTCGGaaaaacattatatataacctaatataaatattattagttcaagtaaaattaattattatctaCCTTTtcgataaaattaatacttaattatatgatgttttcataataaaacaacatTTCAATATTAGTTATTagtaatacattttattagATTATATGTATAGGCATGTAACAATAATGTTATTCtttctattatattatttataactaTTAGAACcaaatatgttataaactttattaatatacttataatttatttattcctCAAATCTATGAAgcttaaaaatgaatagtTATTAATCTATTATTATGCCttatgataaataaattaaagcGTATAAAGAAACATATATCAATACTAATTAGTTTTAATGCAAATATAAAGGGAATACACAAAAtgatacaaatataatcgAAAAGTGAAAGGAtagtatacatatatttataatgtaattttttattgtattattaaaaatggtaGATGCATAAAAAGCCTTTTATAGATGATGCTGAATTATTGAATCTCGATCGATATTTATGAATCGGATTTTGTGATtatctattatatatttgaaatatgCTTAAttaacattaaaaatatgcatattagcCTGAAGGTACattataatacaaataaatgcTCCAAATGAAtctaattatatattacaacTTCATATATAAGATTATTATACCGTTCGGTTGCAAAATGCAATTtgaatcaaaataataatgacacgaataatatgttttacTAAGTAAAATGCTTCATCGAATAAAGAAACCTATTTGGTTATGCATAATTCAATATAAATCTGGGTTAATACGTCTTACATAATATGGGTTCTTATATTTAGTTAGCCAAAAATTAGCAATAAAATGTGAAGTTATAATATTGCaacatttaatatatacgaACGAGTTAGATGAAAGTATTATAACTTATGGAAAATGTGTTATACGGCCCTTTTACAATAGTGCTTATCACCTTTTTTGCTTACAAATATAGACATCACCTCGAGATTAAACATATGAAGATAGTacacatatttaattaGTATTCAAAGaccaataaatattatcaaattataaacaatttaataaaaatattacaataaCCCATAATACAGAACCCTGACCCATAATGTATGAGCACCTCGGCATCaacaatattaaaataataaaataaatttattttatatatgcatatatatatttcttggTTTCACAACTtttgtttcattttatttttatattttatttatttgtatttttttattttgtatgtaCTTTGTTTTACTATTAAAATGGGACTTGTAATTTGTATtcatttatacaaaaatggATGCCAATATTACTaccaataaataatttttataaaattaaaaattttgttagaaaaatgttatgtaataaaatttgtattaaatgtgataaaaaaattcagaATGATTgaatttcataattttaccatactattattttgatgaagtaaaaaatatagttatTAACTATTAttagtaatatataaaattaattgatCTACcgattaaattaattattttaatatttaaaaatgcaaaGACATGCCTTATACTCAAagcaaatgaaaaaatagaaaaaattattttaatataattatatatatttacattaataattatattaaaacaaatatatgtttttattattttcttgcttttatatttgtattttaaatgatttatttctattaGGTAAAACaacatgttttttttctattatatataaatataagtatatatgtaattcCATATGTAACGGaatcatttataaattttaaattgagtttaatcatttataaaaatattaaaaaaatgtattcaTAATGTtatatgttaaaaatatcatttatataatataattaaaattatttatttttatattttataatattaataaaattatgaattataatattttggcatttattatttatgaaatattcTGTATTACATAGTCTTGTAATCGaatgatttaaatataaaaatattaaaccTATAAATCTGATAAAAACCTACATTTTgtcatttaaataatagtctgtatttttttatgctttattggagaaaattatttgcttcaattttaattatacttGTCCATATTTTCGAGttgttaatttttagttaaaaaaatactatatattttttaatatgttgTTTATAAAGttcaaaaatgaataaattttatattcaaattgttttttttctattaagTGTCTCAGTGTAtctgaataataaaacccTTGCAACTGAGCCTGCTCCAGGAAAATCAATATtcaaatcaaaaaatagttaTGCTACGTAAGAAAATGCatccatatatatgttacatatttcattatgaaaatattaaatatactCCTATGCAACaatgttataatataatacaacacctttatttttgtacGCATAAAAAACATGTTCATTTTGATCAATGATAGTTCagaagaaatatatgaaagcAACAAGCACTTATTATGTGCAAATCCCGAAGAAATACAAAATGCGGAAAAGCTTATGAACGAAGCTATAACACATTTAGAATATCATGCTACAAATAATCATGGTTATAAACATCTGGCAGAAGATCCTTATTGTAATTTGAAtgtttatgaaaaaaaatatcaagaCGATACAATAGTTCTcaattttcaatatatacTCCATGATCCCAATAAGGTatcaattaataaataacattAAAAGTCATAAaccaaattaaaattaaaaaattattataacttATATACAAACATTTTTCTTTGTTTCCATTAGTATAATGAAACCATAGGCGAGTTTTGGGATCACAATATTCTCAACCCGATCGATTATAAATCTACTAAAAGTATAcataacataaataattagcCAAATGAGCACGATATTGttactatttatttgacattttgttatttgttattgccattgttatataatactatttattttttcccatATATTCAAACTCatgatattttaatttcatatatgcaatttataatattgttttttaggAAAAATTGCTCGTGTGTACAATCCAAATTTAGTAATCATACAACAACGTTACAAAAATAACCCTGGGGACTGtgagaaatatttttatgctttAGCCAAAAAAGCTCAAGTAAGGAAATATTTACTTGTCTGTTTCATTATAAATCGCATTTTTCATATCATTCACAATAATTtatgcaatatatttttattaattttgtagaTATCCGAAGACAAAACTATAATCGTCATGACATcagcaaatataaatgatcacaatagtaaaaataagaaatcCTATAAAAACACATTAATAGAAAGCGCAAATTTATTCACAACTGACATTGATTCTGAAGAAGATATTAGAAAAGggaaattaaataaaacgtTTCTTAACATAGGTGGATACCTCATTGAAAAAAACGACAATTGTGTTCAAATCACCCGTATCGAATCTGTAAGcgatatgcatattttaatagCATGATAATTCTCAGCAAgtgtttaaataaatgcacatatttataatatatactatagtttgctaaaaatttaaacattttatatattcatccATTTATGCTTTTTTTCTTAGATTGATGAAAATGGATCCATTAACAAAAATGCATTATTGAAAAGGTTttagattattttttcattcatatatatttttcagtACCATAATATTAGAAAATTTATGTTACTAAACCATGTATATGGCCGCTTTAAGTTGCCAtcataaaatgtttttttgttttaagaATGTTTTCTTTGTATATTAATtgtttatgtattttaatattatgatacatctatatgtattaattttgtgAATACTACAAATATAGCtgctattatttatgatttTTCTTTCATATTAATAGTCCATGCCCCTTTTAGGATCATATTTAGACATCATCTCGGGATTAAACATACTAGGAtggtacatatatttaatcaccatttacaaaaaatataatcaaattataaacaaattaataaaaatatggcCACAATCCAAAACATAGATTCCATAATACAGAACCCTGATCCATAATGCATGAACAACTCGGCATCaggaatattataattaaaaaataaattaattttacgTATGTATACGTATTTCGTGCTTTTACAACTTTatgtttcattattttatttttatatttttatttatttgtattttttttaattatatatattatgttttattattaaaaggaaatacataatttgtattcatttataaaaaaacatggtTGCCAATATTACGACcaataaacaatttttataaaattaacaattttgatagaaaaaagttatttagtaaaatttgtattaaaagcataaaaaaattacaaaaaatgcgATTTATcgtcatatatattttatcgtactattattatgatgagataaaaaatatggttaTTATAGtagtattaataatatatttaattaactGGATTTCtcaaattaaattaatttctttaatataaaaaaacagaatcgatatattttatattaaatctagcatttccaaaaaattgttgtaaaacaaatgaaaaaaatatggaaacaactattttaatataattattaataaaacatatatatattttacattattttcttacttttacatttttattttaaataatttattatatataggtAAAAACAACagtttttttctattaaatataaatacaagtatatatgtaattcATACGTAATGgaacattttataaattttaaatagaGTTTAATCacttgtaaaaatataaaaaatacgtATTCATAATGTtatatgttaaaaatatcattatataattaaaaacatttattttagaTATCATAATGTTAATGAAATTAttgatattaattatttgtaaGCTTCGGTTATTGACGTTGTTTTATgattgaattatttaaataaaaaatgtattaaaattaaaaatatgataaaagcATACAAAATTGTCGTTTAAATAATagtttgtattttttttatgccttattggaaaaaaaatattttcttcaattttaattatacttCTGCAACTTTTCGAgttgttaatttttaattaaaaaaaatactaatataaattttaatattttgtttgtaaagtttaaaatgaataaattttatattcaaatcgctttatttcttttaagtGTCTCAATATAtctgaataataaaaccaTTGCAACTGAGTCTGCTCCAGAAAtagctaaaaaaataaaatcaaaaaatagtCATGTTACGTAAGAAAATGcatcaatatatatattacatatttcattatgagaatataaatatacgtctatgtaataattttataatataaatataacacaatttattcaaatcgctttatttcttttaagtGTCTCAGTATATATGAATGATAACCCCCTTGCAACTGAATCTGCTCTAGAAATAGCTAAAAAAATCCAATCAAAAGATCGTTATGCTACGTAAGAAAATAcatcaatatatatattatatatttcattatgaaaatattaaataaacacCTATGCAATAATgctataatataaatacaacaccttttattcaaatcgctttatttcttttaagtGTCTCAGTATATATGAATGATAAACCCCTTCCAACTGAACCTGCTCCAGGAAAacctaaaaaaataaaaccaaAAGATCTTTATGTTACGTAAGAAAATGCAtcgatatatattacatatttcattatgaaaatattaaatatactCCTATGcaacaatattataatataaatgcaacacctttatttttgtactCATAAAAATcatgtttattttgatCAATGATAGTTCGgaagaaatatatgaaaaaaacaaagaatTATTATGTACCAATCccgaagaaataaaaaatgcggAAAAACTTATGAACGAAGCTGTAgaacatttaaaatatcatgCTACATGTAAAAAGGGTTATAAAGCTATATCGCATATTGTTCGTGATCATATggtttttttcaaaaaaaaacatcaaGGCGATACAGATGTCGTAAGGGTCACATATAGAAAGATGGATACGAATAGGGTATCAATTAACGAAAGACATAAAAGTTATAAaccaaattaaaattaaaaaattattataatttatatacatatattccTCTTTTCTTCCATTAGTATAATAAAGTAGTAGCCGACATATGGAATCCTGATGTTATCAAACTGGTCGAGTATACATATACTAAAAGTATgcaaaacataaataattagcCAAATGaacatattattgttactaTTTATTCGATATTTCGTTATTTGTTATTGTCATTGTCGTTGTTATATGATACTATTTATTGTTTCCCATATCTTCAAACTCatgatattttaatttcatctatgcaattttataatattttttttagcaaAATTTGTTCGTGTGTACAATCCAAATTTAGTAATCATACAGCAACGTTTCAAAAAATGGCCATGGAGCCAtgagaaatatttttatgctttAGCTAAAAAGGTTCAAGTAAGGAAACTTTTCGTCTCTTTTCGTtataaatcatatttttcacaataatttatgcaatatatttttaataattttatagttatcaaaatatgaaaGTATAATTGTCATGACTTCAGCAAACATAATTGATCACCACCCTTCCgataaagaatataaaaacacaATAATAGAAAGCGCAAATTCATTCACAACTGAAATTGATTCTGAAGAGGATATTCGAAGtggaaaattaaaaaaaacattcgTTAGGTTAGCTGGGTACTTAATTCAAGAATGCCAAACTTATGTTGGTGTCACCTATATCAACTCTGTAAGcgatatacaaatttaataacTTATTTCAACAATTgttaacaaatatattgttttaaataatgcacatgtttataatatatactataatttgcaaaaaatttaaacattttatatatccatccatttttgtttgttttCTTAGATTGATGGAAATTGTTACATTTATACTTAGCAAAAACACATTATTGGAAAAGCTTTCGATGCTTTATTCCTTCATATagaaacatatatttcatacatatttttcaatacCATAATATTCgaatatttatgttaataaatCATGTATAATGGCATCTTTAAGTTGCcatgataaaatttttttttgttttaagaATGTTTTCTTTGCATATTAATTGTTTAtgtcttttaatattaggATACAtctatatgtattaattttgtgaatactacaaatataatcaaattataaacaaattaataaaaatattaccaCAATCCAAAGCATAGATTCCATAAAACAAAGTCATAGCCAATAAAGCATGAACACCGCCGGTATCAAGAATATTAGAATTAAAAACTAAATTAAATTGATgcatctatatatatttcttgaTTTTACAACTTTatgtttcattattttgtttttatattttatttgtatattttttaattttatatatccgttgttttactattaaagtgaatttataatttaaattcatttataaaaaagcaTGGTTGTCAATATTACGaccaataaataatttttataacttaaCAACTTTTCTAAAAAATGCTATTTAGTAAAATGCGTATTAAATGTGACAAAAATCACAGAATGCTTGATTCTCAtagtataaattttatcaaattattgCTATGAAACACCACacctatttttatataataattattacaattGTATTTCTAGCATGactatatattcattaatataattgtttccgtatattatatcaaaCTTAGTCAAGCATTAcattaaaacaatatatatttttataatattatccTGCTTTTATATCT
This region of Plasmodium chabaudi chabaudi strain AS genome assembly, chromosome: 13 genomic DNA includes:
- a CDS encoding fam-a protein; this encodes MNKFYIQIVFFLLSVSVYLNNKTLATEPAPGKSIFKSKNSYATSEEIYESNKHLLCANPEEIQNAEKLMNEAITHLEYHATNNHGYKHLAEDPYCNLNVYEKKYQDDTIVLNFQYILHDPNKYNETIGEFWDHNILNPIDYKSTKRKIARVYNPNLVIIQQRYKNNPGDCEKYFYALAKKAQISEDKTIIVMTSANINDHNSKNKKSYKNTLIESANLFTTDIDSEEDIRKGKLNKTFLNIGGYLIEKNDNCVQITRIESIDENGSINKNALLKSPCPF
- a CDS encoding fam-a protein, with product MNKFYIQIALFLLSVSIYLNNKTIATESAPEIAKKIKSKNSHVTVSVYMNDNPLATESALEIAKKIQSKDRYATVSVYMNDKPLPTEPAPGKPKKIKPKDLYVTSEEIYEKNKELLCTNPEEIKNAEKLMNEAVEHLKYHATCKKGYKAISHIVRDHMVFFKKKHQGDTDVVRVTYRKMDTNRYNKVVADIWNPDVIKLVEYTYTKTKFVRVYNPNLVIIQQRFKKWPWSHEKYFYALAKKVQLSKYESIIVMTSANIIDHHPSDKEYKNTIIESANSFTTEIDSEEDIRSGKLKKTFVRLAGYLIQECQTYVGVTYINSIDGNCYIYT